A single genomic interval of Polaribacter vadi harbors:
- a CDS encoding SsrA-binding protein: MKKKVFKTLAKINKAILPSFTKKELDISKASKLQLAIIGWRAYVTMKALD, translated from the coding sequence ATGAAAAAGAAAGTATTTAAAACCTTGGCAAAAATTAATAAAGCAATATTACCTTCTTTTACAAAAAAAGAATTAGATATTTCTAAAGCCTCTAAACTGCAATTGGCAATTATTGGTTGGAGAGCTTATGTAACTATGAAAGCATTAGATTAA